A single genomic interval of Lathyrus oleraceus cultivar Zhongwan6 chromosome 7, CAAS_Psat_ZW6_1.0, whole genome shotgun sequence harbors:
- the LOC127101676 gene encoding probable inositol transporter 2 yields MEGGVPEADISAFRECLSLSWKNPYVLRLAFSAGIGGLLFGYDTGVISGALLYIRDDFKDVDRKTWLQEAIVSTALAGAIIGAAVGGWINDRFGRKKAILIADTLFFMGSAIMASAMNPSILIVGRVFVGLGVGMASMASPLYISEASPTRVRGALVSLNGFLITGGQFLSYLINLAFTKAPGTWRWMLGVAAVPALLQFALMIMLPESPRWLFRKGREEEAKAILKRIYPPQEAEAEINTLKESVELEIKEAESSDKVSIIKMLKTKTVRRGLYAGMGLQIFQQFVGINTVMYYSPAIIQLAGFASNRTALLLSLVTSGLNAFGSILSIYFIDKTGRKKLLLFSLFGVVLSLVVLTVVFHQSSTHSPLISAVETSRFNNTCPDYSAAMNPGGWDCMKCLKASPDCGFCAYGDNKLLPGACLISNDMTKDECHKEHRLWYTRGCPSKFGWLAIIGLALYIIFFSPGMGTVPWVVNSEIYPLRYRGICGGMASTSNWVSNLIVAQSFLSLTQAIGVSWTFMIFIFITVAAIVFVIVFVPETKGLPMEEVENMLERRSLNFKFWQRSSDSG; encoded by the exons ATGGAAGGTGGAGTACCAGAGGCTGATATCTCAGCTTTCAGAGAATGTTTATCTCTGTCATGGAAAAACCCCTATGTTCTCCGCCTCGCTTTCTCTGCTGGTATCGGTGGTCTTCTCTTTGGCTATGACACCG GAGTGATATCTGGAGCACTATTATATATCAGAGATGATTTCAAAGATGTGGATAGAAAAACTTGGCTTCAG GAAGCAATAGTGAGTACTGCACTTGCTGGAGCAATCATAGGTGCTGCAGTTGGAGGATGGATTAACGATCGATTCGGAAGGAAAAAAGCTATCTTAATTGCAGATACCCTCTTTTTTATGGGATCTGCAATTATGGCTTCTGCAATGAATCCATCTATTCTTATTGTTGGTAGAGTTTTTGTTGGTCTTGGTGTTGGAATGGCTTCAATGGCCTCGCCATTATACATCTCAGAAGCTTCTCCTACTCGAGTTCGAGGCGCTTTAGTTAGTCTCAATGGATTTCTCATCACTGGTGGACAGTTTCTCTCTTACCTCATCAACTTGGCCTTCACAAAA GCACCAGGAACATGGAGGTGGATGTTAGGAGTAGCAGCAGTACCAGCTCTATTACAATTCGCGCTGATGATAATGCTCCCTGAATCGCCGCGTTGGCTGTTTCGAAAAGGAAGAGAAGAAGAAGCTAAAGCAATTTTAAAGAGAATTTATCCACCCCAAGAAGCTGAAGCTGAAATTAATACTCTGAAGGAGTCAGTTGAATTAGAAATCAAGGAAGCTGAATCTTCTGATAAAGTCAGCATAATCAAAATGCTGAAAACTAAAACAGTGAGAAGAGGTTTATATGCAGGAATGGGCCTTCAAATCTTCCAACAGTTTGTAGGAATCAATACTGTCATGTACTATAGTCCAGCAATCATTCAGTTAGCTGGTTTTGCATCCAATAGAACTGCACTTCTTCTGTCACTTGTCACATCCGGTTTGAACGCGTTTGGATCGATTTTGAGCATATACTTTATAGACAAGACTGGAAGGAAAAAACTTCTGTTATTCAGTTTGTTTGGTGTTGTTTTGTCACTTGTTGTTTTGACAGTTGTGTTTCATCAGAGTTCGACTCACTCGCCATTGATTAGCGCGGTCGAAACGTCACGTTTCAATAATACCTGCCCTGATTACAGTGCTGCTATGAACCCTGGTGGATGGGATTGCATGAAGTGCCTTAAGGCTTCTCCAGATTGTGGCTTTTGTGCTTATGGAGATAATAAG CTACTACCTGGAGCATGTTTGATATCCAATGACATGACAAAGGATGAGTGTCACAAAGAGCATAGACTATGGTACACAAGAGGGTGTCCTAGTAAATTTGGATGGCTTGCAATAATAGGACTTGCACTCTATATTATATTCTTTTCACCAGGAATGGGAACTGTGCCATGGGTTGTTAACTCTGAGATTTACCCTTTGAGGTATAGAGGAATATGTGGAGGAATGGCATCTACATCCAATTGGGTCTCAAATCTTATTGTTGCTCAATCCTTTCTATCATTGACACAAGCTATTGGAGTTTCATGGACTTTTATGATATTTATCTTCATCACTGTTGCAGCCATTGTTTTTGTTATTGTCTTTGTACCAGAAACTAAAGGTCTTCCAATGGAAGAGGTGGAGAATATGCTTGAAAGAAGGTCTCTTAATTTTAAGTTTTGGCAGAGAAGTTCTGATTCTGGTTAA